TGGCCTATCGACGCTGCGAGCTGGTCTGGATCGATGGAACCACGGCTGGCGTCCACTTTATCCAGGCAAATGGCAAGAAGGCCCAAACGACAGCGAGCGACAGAGGCGTGCAAACCAACTTGAGCCGAGCAGTGTCATCGAAGTGAGCCAATAGCCTTGCACCACCGGCCATTCGGACCGGCACCCGACGAACGAAGGCACCAGTCATGCTCGTGCACGTATTGGCCGACACTTCCGAGAAGCTCTTCGGGCTCTGCTCGCTTTTTGGAAAGCAGTTCACCATTGCCGGCGAGCGGCTCGATGTAGAAGCAAAGCTTCCGCACGCTGCTGCTGCGGTCGTCGTCCGTGCCGACCTGCGGGCGGTCGAAAACATTGCCGCGCTGAAAAAGAGAGCTGCGCGGTTCGCCATAGCAACGAAGCGCATCTTCCTCGTCGAGCAAACCTCCCACTTTTGCATCTCGCAAGCTTATGCGCTGGGCGCAACGTTGGTGTTGCCTGGCAAGATCGAGGTGACTAAGCTCCTGGCCGCTTTGGCTGATCCAGGCCACGAAACTGGGTCGACGAGCGGCATCTCGCAGCCTGACAATGCGGTTGAGGCCGCAGCAACCGCCATTGCGTCGATGTTCACCTCGATCACCCTCGGGGAGCGGGTCGACGTCGCCGGTCCCAAAGAGGCCGGCCGCAAGATCACCAACCGAATTTCCGAGCATGGGCTATCCGAATGGCTGGCCACTGTGCGGCGCCATCACGAGGGAACGTTCCAGCACTGCCTGCTTGTGACCGGCGTCGCCGTCGATTTCGGCCTTAGTCTCGGTTTTCGTAAAAGTGACCTTGAACGGCTCTCCACCGCTGCCATGTTCCACGACATAGGAAAAGCGAGGGTGCCCTTGGCGATCCTGGACAAGCCAGGACGCCTCGACGACGACGAGCGAGCGTTGGTCGAAACCCACCCAGCGACGGGTTACGATGTGCTGAAGGGGCACGGGGACATCTCACCCGAAGTCCTCGATGCTGTGCGGCACCATCACGAATATCTCGATGGCAGCGGCTATCCTGACCGCCTCTGCGCCGAGAACATCACCGACATCGTTCGCATTCTCACCATTTCGGATATCTTTGCGGCGCTGATCGAACACCGGCCGTACAAGCCGACAATGCCGCGCGCGGCGGCATACGAGATTCTCTGCGGCATGACGGGAAAGCTGGAGAGGGCGCTAGTGGCCTCCTTCAAGCATGTTGCGCTTACGAGATAAATTCTGCTGAAACCTATGCAGGGATACTCCAACTCTCGACTCAAGGCGTGATCGGAGGCGGTCTCAATTCCGTGCACTTCGGCTTCTGATGCTGTTGTCTAATCGCTGCTGAGGCGTCAAGCATATAATTTCGTTCAGTGGACACTGCCGGGTGCATGGTTGTCTTCGCGGTCGGCATTAACCGCCGCATGATGGAGCTTCGCAGGACGAGCCTTCAATGTGGACGACGCACTTTGCTGAGTCAGCAGTGCAACAGCATCAGCGGAATGGCTCGGCTCACGTCCCGGCAGGGACACCTTGGGTGTTCGGGTTCTGAACGCGATCGGGGCTTATGCGGTGGCTCCGGCATTCGGATTGAAGAGTTCGCCAGTCTTAAGCATCGTGTGCATTATAACCGCCAGTTTGCGCGCCACGGCCACGGCAGCTCTTTTGAAGCCGATCCTCTCCCGGAGCTTCAGACCCCACGTGCGCAGAGTGCTGTCGGTTGAGCTGCGCGTCAGAATGACCGCAGCGGGGTTTCCCGCCGGGACGAATCCTTATGCCGCCCGTATCGTTCCGGCCGTTAGCACAAGGCAGGGCGTCGCCGAACGGACAACCATCCAACCCGTGAAGAGCGGGGCACGTCAATGCCTTTAAGACTCAACTTCCTTTGGAGGAGACTCAAGTTCTGTCGCAAGGCGCATTCATCCATTTGAAGTTATTACTGAATTGTCGTTCGCATAACATAGATTATGGAATATTTCGACGGATCCGCACGTTCGGATTTCAGATCTTCAAACCCAGATGTCGAAATCCCATGTGGACACGCACATTCCGCTATGGCGCCAACACATCAATACGGTTCAATCGCGACTCAGTGACGAATGAGATCAAACCGATGAACTTCAAAGCGGCAGCCGCGATCGGCGCATACGAGCCTACCTTACATTGTCCGAACTGCAATCACGAAATTCGACTGACGGAATCGCTTGCCGCGCCGCTGCTCGAGCAAACCCGCCTGCGCTTCCAGGAACAGCTCGCGGGAAAAGATGCTGAAGTCGCGCGCAAGACTGAGGCGCTCCGTCTGGAACGCGAACAGCTCACCAAGGACCGCGAGGCGGTCGAAGACCAGGTCGCGAAACGATTGACGGCCGAACGCGAGCGGATTGTCGCTTCTGAAGCCAAGAAGGCGCGCGAAGCCTCTGCCACGGAACTATCAGCGAAAATTAATGAGGCTGCCGAGCTCCGTCAGCTTCTGGAGGCGAATAGCGGCAAGCTTGCCGAAGCCCAGCAGGCTCAGGCTGAACTTATTCGCAAGCAGCGCGCGCTGGACGATGAGAAGCGTGAGTTGGACTTGACCATCGAAAAGCGCGTTCAGGCCTCCGTTGCAACGGTTCAGACCAAGGCCAGGCAGGAAGCCGACGACGCTGCCAGGCTTCGCGTTGCCGAAAAGGATCAAACGATCGAGTCGATGGCACGTACGATCGAGGAACTGAAGCGCAAGGCGGAGCAAGGTTCGCAACAGGCCCAAGGCGAAGTCCTCGAACTGGAACTCGAGGAGCTTTTGCGCAGCCGTTTCCCAACGGATATCATAGAACCGGTCGGCAAAGGCGAGCTTGGCGCCGACGTCATCCAGCAGGTCAACGGCGCCGTCGGGCAGCCGGCAGGCATAATCCTATGGGAGACGAAACGTACCAAATCGTGGAGCGACGGTTGGCTGGCGAAGCTCAGGGATGACCAACGGCGGTCGGGCGCCGACGTATCGCTCATCATCTCGCACGCGCTACCCAAACACATCGAACAATTCGATCTGATGGATGGCGTGTGGGTCGCTCATCCTCGGTGCGCCCTCCCCGTTGCGGTAGCGCTGCGTCAAGCGCTGCTCGACGTATGCGGCGCACGGCTCGTGCAACAAGGCCAGCAGACAAAGATGGAGCAGGTCTATGACTATCTGACCGGCACCAGATTCCGGCAACGTGTCGAAGCGGTCATCGAGAAATTTAATGACATGAGAGACGACCTGGACAAGGAACGCAAGTTTATGGGTCGCCAATGGGCTAAACGCGAAACACAGATTGTATCTGTGATAGATTCGACCGTCGGGATGGTCGGCGACCTCCAAGCGATAGCCGGCAAGTCAATGCCTGAAATTCCCAGTTTGGCGCCTCCCCTGCTAGAAGCCGGTGATCCGCCCGAACGCAAGGCGAGCTAGTTTTCACAAGACGATCGCCTCCCTTCCCTGCGCGTGACCAAGACGATGGGAACGGGCCTGTAGCTCAACGGTTAGAGCCGGCCGCTCATAACGGTCTGGTTGCAGGTTCGAGTCCTGCCGGGCCCACCAGCGTGATCAATCAATGTGCGTCCACTTTAAGAGCGACTCGATTGGACAATAAGAGCGACTCAATTCCGGACCGTAAGAACGACTCGATTTTGTAAGTGGCTGTTGGGCTTTCGAGAATCCGGGAACCCCAACATTAACGCCAAAAAGATTCGGCCGTGAGGTGAAAACCGCATACGGCAACGAATTCGGGGCCATCAGAACTGGCAGCCAGCACCAAGATGACTACCTTGTCTCAACGGTTGAAACCGCAGCCTGAAAGTTGCATTCGATTGGAGGCCGGTCATTGAGCATGGATGACAAGGAAGTTGCGGAAGACTATCGCCGGCAACGCCAGGCGGCGTCGGCAAGGATCACCGGCTACAAGGCCCGGACGCCGGCGGAGCAACTCGAGTGGATCGACGAAAACAAGGAAACGCTTCTCAAACTCATGAGAGGAGCGGAACCTCCAAAACCCGATCACGAGGATCACCTGGAAGCCTACAGGCAGGCGATCAAGAGCGCTTCGGCAGGCTCGGAATTCGATGACGTCAATCTCCGCGCGACGCTAGACCGCTTGATGGGAGAAATCGAAGACGCGTGCCTAGAACACGGAGTTTCGACCCACGCCGGTGTTGCCTATGGAAATGACGCGGCGCTGGATCTCGGAATCGGTCAACTCCCCGTCCTCGAAACCGAAGCCAGCATCATCGACGTAAGCGTCCACTTCCTATCGTTCATCAACCAAATATCGAGGCTGCTCGGACGTACCGTCCCCCATGATCGAGTGGGCGAAGACCATGTCCTGATAGTGCGGGACATAAATCTTGCCCGTAAAATGCTGGAGCGCGACATCGACCTCGCTCACGACTGGAGCGAAGCGCTGACGTCTTTTGCGGTCACCGGCGTGCAAGCGCAAAGCCCCACGGTGCCTCTGAACGATCCGCAAAATGTGATACGGACGCTTTTGCTTCGAGCGATCGAGGTATTCGCGCTCGGGCATGAATATGGCCATCACTCGATGAAACATGGTCGGGTAACGACGTCCGATGAATCTGCGACCGACCCGTTTCAAGACGAATTCGACGCCGATCTGTTCGGGCGCAATTGCTGCATCGTCATCTGTTCGAAGGAGGACGAAGAAAACTTCTACGCAGTGTCGGGGGCTGGTGCCGTCGTCATCCTCGGCGCGCTGGATCTTATCAGGCGCGTAAGAGCGGTGCTAGAAACAGGCCGAGACGAGCCCCCACCGAGATCCCATCATCCACCCTATCCGGAGCGTGTCTCCAATCTGGCCAAAGTGGACGGCAACCTGCACGCAGATAATCGACAGCAAGCTGCAGACTGTCGCCAATTCTTCTTCGATCTCATCGAAGTTGTCTGGGAACGTATTAAGCCGATCATCATCGACTATCGCGCATCCGGCATCCGTCCGAAGCCAGATACTGACGAAGCAACCGGATGGCTTCCGTCACGCTAAAGATCGGCCAGACGCGTCAGCGTCTGGTCGATCAACCGGTCGTCGGTCTCGGTCTGCGCACGCTGCACGTCGCAGTCCAACTGATAGACCAAGTCCGCCAAATCGTGGTCGTTCAGTGAAGGGACCAGATTGAGCTGCTGCCGATTTGATGGACACCCGATTAAGCTAATCCCACCTTGCGCTCGAACTCAACTGGACTGACGTACCCGATCGTGGAATGACGGCGGATGCTGTTGTACAACGACGTTTGAGAACGCCCACAGGACCGTTCTTCGCGAGGTTCTTTATCGGCATCATCCTTGGTTTGGGCGCCGAGTTTGCGTTCATGGGGCCATCGACAAGGCCGACGATGTCGTTTTTCGCTGCACCCTGGACGGATCGCAAGCAGACCGTTGGCTGGAAGTTCCAGCATGGATGTTCGACCGGACGGCATGCCCTGACGCCGGGTTTCTGACAGCTCAGCCGCTTGTTAGGATCGATGCACTTGCGGCGCTTTCTGCGCTTCTCGAGTAAGCGTCGTTCTCACGCCACGGCTTTGAGGGATTGCGCGCGATAGGCCCAGGGAAGCAGCTGATCGATTTCGCTGTTTGGGTGACCGTTGACGATCCTGGTGAGCGCGTCAGTCAGGAAGGCAAGGGGATCGACGTCGTTCAGCTTACAAGTTTCTACCAGGGATGCGATGATGGCCCAGTGCTCGGCGCCGCCGTCGGAGCCAGCGAACAGTGCATTTTTCCGGTTGAGTGCGATCGGACGGATCGAGCGCTCGACGGCGTTGTTGTCGAGCTCGATACGGCCATCATCGATGAAGCGCGTCAGGCCCTCCCAGCGTGAGAGCGCATAGCGGATTGCGTCTGCCAATTTGCCCTTTTGACTGATCAGCGCAAGCTTGGCGCGGAGCCACCGTTCGAACGCTTCCGCCAGCGGTCGGCTTTTCTGTTGCCGAACGAGACGGCGCCCCTCGGCGCTGCGGCCACGGATGTCCTTCTCGACGGCATAGAGCTCGGCGATTTGCTTGAGCGCCTCGCTCGCAATGGGCGCCGGACCGGGTGTGGCAAGCTCGTAGAAGTTACGCCGCATGTGCGACCAGCAGAATGCAAGCCGAACATCGCCACGCTCGGCGAGCTTGCCATAGCCGGCATAGCCGTCGACCTGCAGAATCCCCTTGAAGCCTGCCAGATGAGCGATCGGTCGATCGGCTTTGCGATCGGGGGCATAGACATAGGCGACGCCGGGCGGATCTGCGCCGCCCCACGGCCGGTCGTCCGCAGCATAGGTCCAGAGCTGACCTGTCTTGGTGCGCCCACGGCCGGGATCGAGCACCGGCATCGTCGTCTCGTCGGCGAACAGCTTGGGCCGTTGCTTAAGCTTGCCTAGGAGGCGCTCATGCAATGGACGCAGATGGAAGGCTGCCTGCCCCACCCAGTCCGCCAACGTTGAACGATCGAGCTCAATGCGCTGGCGCGCATAGATCTGCGCTTGCCGATAGAGCGGCAGGTGATCGGCATATTTTGACACCAGAACCTGTGCGACGGTTGCTTCCGTTGGCAGTCCGCCCTCGATCAGCCGAGCCGGAGCTGGCGCCTGCATGACGCCATCCTCGCAAACCCGGCAGGCGTATTTGGGCCGCCGGGTCACGAGGATCCGGAACTGCGCCGGGACCAGGTCCAGCCGCTCGCTTCTATCCTCGCCGATCCGATGTAACTCGCCTTGGCAGCAGGGACAGGTCCTGTCCTCGATGTCGACGATGACCTCGATCCGCGGCAGGTGCGCCGGCAAGGCGCCACGGTTGCCCCGGCGCTTGCGAGCTCGCGCATCACGGCCTTCAGGTGCACTGATGTCCTGTGCCGTCTCGCCGTACGCTGCGACTTGCTCGACGTCTTCCAGGCCCAGCAGCATCTGGTCTTCAGGCAGCGTCTCTGCCCGTCGGCCAAACCGATGCCGCTGCAATTCCTTGATGATCTGACGCAGCCGCTCGCTCTCGCACCGCTCGGCGAGCAGCATCGCTTTCAGCGTCTCCGGATCGTCAGGCAGGACGTCGCTCACAGCCAAATCAGAGCATATTCGCCGCCATCTGGCGACGCATCCGACGGTCCTGATTCACTTCGCCGCAGCGCTGCCAACAACTACCCGGGCTGCGCTGGCGCCGGCGTCCCCCGTGCCTCGTGCACAAGCCGCCAGTCGAGTCCTTCCAGCAGCGCCGACAATTGCGCTGCCGACAGGCGCATCACACCGTCCTCGATCTTCGGCCAGCGGAAGGTCCCATCCTCAAGCCTCTTGGCGAACAGGCACAGGCCCGTTCCATCCCAGAACACCAGCTTGATCCGGTCCGCCCGCTTGGCCCGGAACACATAGACAGCTCCCGAGAATGGATCTGCACCCATGCTCTCGCGCACCAGGGTCGCAAGACCCTCCATGCCCTTGCGGAAGTCTACCGGCTTGGTCGCCACCATCACCCGGACCGCACCTGACGGACCGATCACCGGCTCACCTTCAGCGCCTGGACAATCGACGCAATCATCGCCGTATCCGCTCCACGACCGGCTCGGATCGTGATGCCGTCCACTTCAATCTCGATGATCCCGCTATCTGCCTTGCGCACCGTTTTGCGCTCCCGGTGAGCACTTGGCGCCGGTACCACTGCGTCCACCACCGCCGGCACAAACTGTACTTCGTTAGCTTCGGAATGACCGCCTGCTGCTTCTCGCAACTGACGTCGCCAGCCAAACAGCTGCTGCGGCGACAATCCATGCCGTCGAGCCACGGAACACACCGAGTCGCCACTCGCCACGATCTCCGCGACGATCCGCACCTTGTCCTCGTCGCTCCACTTCCGCCGACGACCGGCTCCGGTGAAGACCTCGAGCCGCCGCACCGGCTCCGTGATAGCAGTATGCACTGTGTCCATTCTAAGCCTAACGGTCCAAACCGAACCGCAGACTCGCAGATCACACCGTCATCCGGTAGGTGGCCGCTGAACAGCGCTTACCTTCTCGATGTAGCGTTGAAGGATCGAACGCCATCAGCTGCCCCGCTTTCTGGCGCATCCAGAGGCTCTCACGGCCAGAATCGGGGAGCGACTCATGTCAAGCCAGACGGCAATGCCAGGGAGCGGATACCGACACAATCAACGACCGCGGCCGCAGCAGCAGATGGATCTGTTCGGGAGCGGCCTGTCGAACGGCGCCATCGGCGCGCCGGCATGGTCGGAGCTGCCGGCGGAAGCGCAGGCGGCCCTTATGAGTCTGATGACGCAGTTGATCCTCGACCATGCTGCGATGACAGCGACGCCGCCCGCGAAGGGGGTCGATCATGATCTCTGACAAGGTCAGGCCTCATCATCTGGAGCGTAAGGCGATTCTTTACGTGCGCCAATCCTCAGCACATCAGGTGTTGCACAATCGCGAGAGCAGCGCATTGCAATACGCCATGCGGGACCGGCTGACGGCACTCGGGTGGTCAGGAGATCGTAGTGATAGATGATCTCGGTCGTTCAGCCGCCGGCGGCGTGCAACGCGCCGGTTTCGAGCGAATGGTAGCAGAGGTTTGCCTCGGTAAGGTTGGTGCGGTTTGCGCCCGCGAAGTCTCGCGCTTCGCCCGCAACAGCCGGGATTGGCAGCAACTCATCGAGATGTGCCGCGTGGTCGATACCGTTCTGATCGATCAGGAGACGATCTATGCACCGAGGCACGGTAACGACCGCCTGCTGCTCGGGCTCAAGGGCAGCCTCAACGAGTACGAGCTGGATCTGTTGCGCCAGCGCTCGCTCTCGGCCCGCTACGAGAAGGCGCGCCGGGGCGAGTTGGTTGTGGCGGCGCCCGTCGGCTTCGTGAAGGCCGGCGATCATTATGAGAAAGATCCGGATGGGCGTGTCCAGGAGGCGATCAAGCTGGTGTTCGACAAGGTCGAGGAACTGGGCAGCGCGCGACAGGCGCTCTGCTGGCTCCACGAGTACAATCTCGATCTGCCGGTGAAGCAGACCAGCGGCGACACGGCCTGGCGGCGACCAAGCTACTCCGCCATCCACCGGATCATTGAGAACCCGGTCTACGGCGGCGCCTATGCCTATGGTAAGACGGCTGTGGCGGCGGGATACAGCGCCGCAGGCGTGAGCGTGAAGATCCGCCGCAAGGCGCGGAACGAATGGCTGGCGCTGAAGCCCAACACCCACGAAGGGTATGTGAGCTGGGAGAGGTTCGAGGCGATCCGCACTATGGTCAGCAGCAACATTCCCACCGGCCGGCATCACGGCGCGCCCAAGCATGGTGACGGGCTGCTGGCCGGCCTGATCCGGTGCAAGCGCTGCGGCCGCAAGCTCACACTCCGATACTCCGGCATGAAGCACCATATCCCGCGCTACAGCTGCAGCCGCGCCTGGATGGACAATGGTGGCCCTCACTGCATCGGCTTCGGCGGACTGCGCGTCGATGATGCAGTCGAGGAAGCGCTGCTTGGCGTCGTCGGTCCGGGCGCTATCGCCGCTGCAACCGCGGCCGCCAAGGAAGCCAGGGAACGGCGGGATCAGGTGCGCGATGCTCTCAGTCGCGACCTCGAAGCGGCGCGCTATGCCGCCGACCGGGCCTTCCGGCAGTACGATGCCGCTGACCCCGCGAACCGGCTGGTGGCGGGCGAGCTTGAAGCGCGCTGGAACAGGGCACTCGCTCACGCGGCGGAGGTCGAGGGCAAGATCGCAATGCATGAGGCGGCGACGCCCGCCCCCATTGCCGATCCAGCTTCGCTCGGCGTTCTAGCCTCGAACCTCAAAGCGGTCTGGGATGCGCCGACGACGGATGCTCGCCTCAAGAAGCGCGTTGTGCGCACCCTCATCCATGAGGTCGTGGCCGATATCGACGATGCGGCCTCCGAGATCGTCCTCATCGTCCACTGGGTCGGCGGCGTTCACAGCGAGATACGCCTGCCCAAGCGCCGGCGCGGGCAGCGTAACAGCACCTCCGCCAACATCATCGAGGCTGTGCGCCGACTGGTGCTGATCGCCAGCGACGATCTGATCGCCGGCCTCCTCAACCGCAACGGCCTCGAGACCGGTAACGGCAATCGCTGGACGCGCGAGCGTGTTACCTCGCTGCGCTCGAACTATCGCATCCCGGTGTTCAAGCCCGCCGAGGACGGCATCGAGCACTGGCTAAACCTCAGCAACGCCGCCAAGCTCCTGAAGATCGCGCCCAAGACGCTCCGGCTGGCCGCTGAAGCCGGTGAAATCGAAGCCATCCATCCTCTGTCGGATGGTCCTTGGATCTTCGCCCGCAGCTCGCTGATAACAACTGCTGCTCGATCTATCGCCGAACGAGCGCGACAGAACCCAAGATACCCCACGGGATCGAATCCCAATCAGCAAAGTCTTTTCTCTTCAACAACATAGACAGATGGGTGTTCTGATGCGCGGTTGTAGAACCGCTCGATATAGTCGAACACATCTGCTCTGGCCTCGTTTCTGGTGCGATAGGTTTTGCGCGCGATGCGTTCGGTCTTCAGCGACGAGAAGAAGCTCTCCATCGCCGCGTTGTCCCAGACGTTGCCGGATCGACTCATGCTGCAAATAATGCCGCTGTCTGCCATCAGGCGCTGGAACTGTTCGCTGACGTATTACGTCTCCATTAAGTACACCGAGCGCCTGGCCGAAGCCGGCGTGGAGCCCTCTGTCGGCAGCGTCGGAGATTCCTACGACAATGCTCTCGCCGAAACGATCAATGGACTTTACAAGGCGGAGGTGATCCATCGGCGCGGACCATGGCGCAGCTTCGAGGCCGTCTCGCGACGCTGGAATGGGTGGACTGGTTCAACAACCGAAGGCTCCTCGAGCCCATCGGCAACATCCCGCCGGCCGAAGCCGAGCAACGCTACTACGCCATGATGGAACACCCCGCCATGGCGGCATAACTTAAACCAAGTGGCCTCCGGCAAACCCGGGGCGGTTCAGTTCAACCGCGGTGGGGATAACATCACGAGAGATTTCGCGCGGATGGTCAGATTGCCAAGCCCA
This genomic window from Bradyrhizobium sp. 4 contains:
- a CDS encoding HD domain-containing phosphohydrolase, translated to MLVHVLADTSEKLFGLCSLFGKQFTIAGERLDVEAKLPHAAAAVVVRADLRAVENIAALKKRAARFAIATKRIFLVEQTSHFCISQAYALGATLVLPGKIEVTKLLAALADPGHETGSTSGISQPDNAVEAAATAIASMFTSITLGERVDVAGPKEAGRKITNRISEHGLSEWLATVRRHHEGTFQHCLLVTGVAVDFGLSLGFRKSDLERLSTAAMFHDIGKARVPLAILDKPGRLDDDERALVETHPATGYDVLKGHGDISPEVLDAVRHHHEYLDGSGYPDRLCAENITDIVRILTISDIFAALIEHRPYKPTMPRAAAYEILCGMTGKLERALVASFKHVALTR
- a CDS encoding DUF2130 domain-containing protein; the protein is MNFKAAAAIGAYEPTLHCPNCNHEIRLTESLAAPLLEQTRLRFQEQLAGKDAEVARKTEALRLEREQLTKDREAVEDQVAKRLTAERERIVASEAKKAREASATELSAKINEAAELRQLLEANSGKLAEAQQAQAELIRKQRALDDEKRELDLTIEKRVQASVATVQTKARQEADDAARLRVAEKDQTIESMARTIEELKRKAEQGSQQAQGEVLELELEELLRSRFPTDIIEPVGKGELGADVIQQVNGAVGQPAGIILWETKRTKSWSDGWLAKLRDDQRRSGADVSLIISHALPKHIEQFDLMDGVWVAHPRCALPVAVALRQALLDVCGARLVQQGQQTKMEQVYDYLTGTRFRQRVEAVIEKFNDMRDDLDKERKFMGRQWAKRETQIVSVIDSTVGMVGDLQAIAGKSMPEIPSLAPPLLEAGDPPERKAS
- a CDS encoding IS66 family transposase; its protein translation is MLLAERCESERLRQIIKELQRHRFGRRAETLPEDQMLLGLEDVEQVAAYGETAQDISAPEGRDARARKRRGNRGALPAHLPRIEVIVDIEDRTCPCCQGELHRIGEDRSERLDLVPAQFRILVTRRPKYACRVCEDGVMQAPAPARLIEGGLPTEATVAQVLVSKYADHLPLYRQAQIYARQRIELDRSTLADWVGQAAFHLRPLHERLLGKLKQRPKLFADETTMPVLDPGRGRTKTGQLWTYAADDRPWGGADPPGVAYVYAPDRKADRPIAHLAGFKGILQVDGYAGYGKLAERGDVRLAFCWSHMRRNFYELATPGPAPIASEALKQIAELYAVEKDIRGRSAEGRRLVRQQKSRPLAEAFERWLRAKLALISQKGKLADAIRYALSRWEGLTRFIDDGRIELDNNAVERSIRPIALNRKNALFAGSDGGAEHWAIIASLVETCKLNDVDPLAFLTDALTRIVNGHPNSEIDQLLPWAYRAQSLKAVA
- the tnpB gene encoding IS66 family insertion sequence element accessory protein TnpB (TnpB, as the term is used for proteins encoded by IS66 family insertion elements, is considered an accessory protein, since TnpC, encoded by a neighboring gene, is a DDE family transposase.), which encodes MIGPSGAVRVMVATKPVDFRKGMEGLATLVRESMGADPFSGAVYVFRAKRADRIKLVFWDGTGLCLFAKRLEDGTFRWPKIEDGVMRLSAAQLSALLEGLDWRLVHEARGTPAPAQPG
- a CDS encoding transposase — translated: MDTVHTAITEPVRRLEVFTGAGRRRKWSDEDKVRIVAEIVASGDSVCSVARRHGLSPQQLFGWRRQLREAAGGHSEANEVQFVPAVVDAVVPAPSAHRERKTVRKADSGIIEIEVDGITIRAGRGADTAMIASIVQALKVSR